A window of Halalkalibacillus sediminis contains these coding sequences:
- a CDS encoding circularly permuted type 2 ATP-grasp protein — protein MITRYKVQNFFDEMLNNNGDPKPHYEQFYNILQEFTPQELHEKSETAQLNFLRQGITFTVYSGNSGTERTMPFDFLPVIITSDQWDHIKQGMTQRVQALNLFLEDIYTEQKILADEIIPRELIENNPYYYKAQASDLDIPNKNHIFLAGIDLIKDENGEYRVLEDNLRNPSGMSYVYQNRFVMRRVFPEFFNHHKITTLEHQMSLMHESLKSHSPENCSDPKQSIAVLLTPGQYNSAYYDHVFLAQQMGIELVEGRDLLVKDDIVYMKTIHGLQRVDIIYRRIDDDYLDPDAFKPDSMLGVPGLMEAYRKKNVAILNGIGNGVADDKATYAYVPDIIRYYLKEEPILKNVDTYLLSNPESKEYVLDHIEELVVKNVGASGGYDMLIGPHASAEEIELFRKKIIEEPHQYIAQPTIQLSRMPAFQNNRFYPCHIDLRVFVMGGKEINVLPGGLSRVALKEGSLVVNSSQGGGGKDTWVLRNQ, from the coding sequence TGAGAAAAGCGAGACTGCTCAACTCAACTTTTTAAGACAAGGAATTACTTTCACAGTTTACAGTGGAAATTCAGGAACGGAACGAACAATGCCGTTTGATTTCCTTCCAGTCATCATTACATCAGACCAATGGGATCACATCAAGCAAGGTATGACCCAACGCGTTCAGGCATTGAATTTATTTTTAGAAGATATATACACTGAACAGAAAATACTGGCGGATGAGATCATTCCACGAGAATTAATTGAAAACAATCCCTACTACTATAAAGCCCAAGCATCTGACTTAGATATTCCTAATAAAAATCATATTTTCTTAGCTGGTATCGACTTGATCAAAGATGAAAATGGTGAATACCGCGTGCTTGAAGATAATCTGCGTAACCCTTCAGGTATGTCTTATGTCTATCAGAACCGTTTTGTAATGAGACGTGTGTTCCCAGAATTCTTCAACCACCATAAAATCACTACTCTTGAGCACCAAATGTCTCTTATGCATGAATCACTCAAAAGTCATTCACCTGAGAATTGCAGTGACCCTAAACAATCAATTGCTGTCCTGTTAACACCTGGCCAGTACAATTCAGCTTACTATGACCATGTCTTCTTAGCTCAACAGATGGGGATCGAATTGGTGGAAGGTCGCGACTTATTAGTAAAAGATGACATTGTTTATATGAAAACGATTCATGGTTTACAACGTGTGGATATCATCTATCGCCGAATTGACGATGATTATCTTGACCCCGATGCTTTTAAACCTGACTCCATGTTAGGTGTCCCAGGATTAATGGAAGCTTATCGCAAGAAGAATGTAGCTATTTTGAATGGAATCGGTAATGGTGTAGCGGATGATAAGGCGACTTATGCCTATGTTCCAGATATTATCCGTTATTATTTAAAAGAAGAACCAATTTTGAAAAATGTGGATACTTACCTACTAAGTAATCCGGAGTCAAAAGAATATGTTCTCGACCATATAGAAGAGTTAGTTGTGAAAAATGTCGGGGCTTCTGGCGGTTATGATATGTTGATCGGACCACACGCTTCGGCGGAAGAAATTGAACTCTTTCGTAAAAAAATTATTGAAGAACCACATCAATATATCGCTCAACCGACCATCCAGCTTTCACGAATGCCTGCATTCCAAAACAATCGATTTTATCCTTGCCATATCGACTTAAGAGTGTTCGTTATGGGTGGAAAAGAAATCAATGTGTTACCTGGAGGACTTTCGCGAGTCGCATTGAAAGAAGGATCGCTCGTCGTAAATTCCTCACAGGGTGGAGGCGGTAAAGATACATGGGTGTTACGCAACCAATAG
- a CDS encoding alpha-E domain-containing protein: MLSRVADSLYWMAKNIERAENNSRILSTRLIDMLEADDTKALAYKDWEEIIDICSSYEDYVLNNEKLEPSSIVQYLTFDQNNMNSLQQILRIARDNAKSTREIIPTELWEHLNDCYWNSKDVDSTDWTLKDVDNLLKQLIQSSFTTQGIIESSLLRGDSYTFLQIGKCLERAEKTSRILTMMCEKLKEDAIDQDETFYYHSLRTLHFVNGHQAFLKKYPPSIKGEDVLTFLISDHTFPRSIVYCIEHVQQAISEMEGGQVSLYSESLFRILDEVKADLEELRIQGSSMDEMIDFLNNFKQHCNQIGDIFSRTYYLVDPKVNGAYQKQT, translated from the coding sequence ATGTTAAGTCGTGTGGCAGATTCACTGTATTGGATGGCTAAAAATATTGAACGCGCTGAAAATAATTCAAGGATTTTATCCACAAGATTAATTGATATGTTAGAAGCAGATGATACAAAAGCACTTGCCTATAAGGATTGGGAAGAGATCATCGATATCTGTTCATCTTACGAAGATTACGTACTCAATAATGAGAAATTAGAACCTTCATCAATAGTTCAATACTTGACTTTCGATCAGAACAATATGAATTCGTTACAACAGATCTTAAGAATTGCAAGAGACAATGCCAAGTCTACTCGAGAAATCATCCCTACAGAGCTTTGGGAACATTTGAATGACTGCTATTGGAACAGTAAAGATGTCGACTCGACTGACTGGACACTAAAAGACGTGGACAATTTGTTGAAACAGTTGATCCAGTCCTCATTCACTACACAGGGAATTATTGAATCTTCCTTATTACGAGGGGATAGTTATACATTTTTACAAATAGGAAAATGTCTTGAACGTGCAGAAAAAACTTCACGCATCCTAACCATGATGTGTGAAAAATTAAAAGAAGATGCAATAGATCAAGATGAGACATTTTATTATCACAGCTTAAGAACATTGCATTTCGTCAATGGTCACCAAGCATTTTTAAAAAAATATCCACCATCGATCAAAGGTGAAGACGTTTTGACGTTCCTTATTTCAGACCATACATTCCCAAGATCAATCGTTTACTGTATTGAACATGTGCAGCAGGCGATATCTGAAATGGAAGGCGGACAGGTTTCCCTTTACTCTGAATCTCTGTTCAGAATTTTAGATGAAGTTAAAGCTGATTTAGAAGAACTAAGAATCCAAGGCTCATCGATGGATGAAATGATTGATTTTTTAAATAATTTCAAACAACATTGTAATCAGATAGGCGATATTTTTTCTAGAACATATTATTTAGTAGACCCGAAAGTAAATGGGGCTTATCAGAAGCAAACTTGA